From a region of the Campylobacter showae genome:
- a CDS encoding protein-L-isoaspartate(D-aspartate) O-methyltransferase, translated as MTALEKSKCTNMADEIGDILTLTPSLYRALCDTPREIFAPVTRHAYSLDAQPIGGNQWISSPLTVAKMTLALEAEDIDNALEIGCGSGYQAAILSHLAHRVFSVERIEKLANEAKKRFEALKIHNVHVRFDDGNVGWKSYAPYDRILLSAAAQQVPQTLFNQLKNGGILVAPIKNDGKQFIVKFTKDARGEITQKALDECLFVPLLGGIE; from the coding sequence ATGACCGCTCTTGAAAAATCAAAATGCACAAACATGGCCGATGAGATCGGCGATATACTCACTCTGACACCCTCGCTTTATAGGGCGCTTTGCGACACTCCGCGTGAGATATTTGCGCCCGTCACGCGCCACGCGTACAGCCTAGACGCCCAGCCAATCGGCGGCAATCAATGGATCAGCTCGCCACTAACGGTCGCCAAAATGACGCTAGCGCTCGAAGCCGAAGATATCGACAACGCCCTAGAGATTGGCTGCGGTAGCGGCTATCAGGCAGCTATTTTGTCGCATTTGGCGCACAGGGTTTTTAGCGTCGAACGCATAGAAAAGCTCGCAAACGAAGCCAAAAAACGCTTTGAGGCGCTTAAAATCCACAACGTTCACGTGCGATTTGATGACGGAAACGTCGGCTGGAAGAGCTATGCGCCATACGACAGGATCTTGCTTTCAGCGGCTGCACAGCAGGTGCCTCAAACGCTTTTTAACCAGCTAAAAAACGGCGGCATTTTGGTAGCTCCTATCAAAAATGACGGCAAACAGTTTATCGTCAAATTTACAAAGGACGCTCGCGGCGAGATAACGCAAAAAGCGCTTGATGAGTGCTTATTCGTGCCGCTTTTGGGTGGGATAGAGTAG
- a CDS encoding carbon-nitrogen hydrolase family protein, translating to MTTFSPNLCPIVLTAPTCQQRQDELLEKIAAAPRNSIILASELCVSGYDFDGFFSGANRAILGGSIGSFDAILFEALQEALSPDKFLGLTHLTSLNRAKGLAQISITQAQKNEIYNEFILLNSQNVFYTQNKSKLFRPNLEHEIFAAGDESAVKPFDFKGLKIGVLICFELRFAHLWQQLKGCDVILVPAMWGKAREDAYLTLCKALALANSCYVVASSSLDLEFSGVFLPGGEFAQEAKFDPNLILETKRNLGIL from the coding sequence TTGACGACTTTTAGTCCAAATTTATGTCCTATCGTCCTAACTGCGCCGACCTGCCAGCAAAGACAAGACGAACTGCTAGAAAAAATCGCCGCCGCGCCCAGAAACTCCATCATCTTAGCCAGCGAGCTATGCGTGAGCGGATATGATTTCGACGGATTTTTTAGCGGCGCAAACCGCGCGATACTGGGCGGTTCGATCGGCAGCTTTGACGCTATACTTTTTGAAGCCCTACAAGAAGCGCTCAGTCCTGATAAATTTCTCGGGCTCACACACCTAACGAGCCTAAACCGCGCCAAAGGTCTAGCGCAAATTTCAATCACGCAGGCGCAAAAAAACGAAATTTACAACGAATTTATCCTGCTAAACAGCCAAAACGTCTTTTACACGCAAAATAAATCAAAGCTTTTTCGCCCAAATTTAGAGCACGAAATTTTTGCCGCAGGAGACGAGTCGGCGGTAAAGCCGTTTGATTTTAAAGGGCTAAAAATTGGCGTTCTCATTTGCTTTGAGCTAAGATTTGCTCATCTTTGGCAGCAACTAAAAGGTTGCGACGTCATCCTAGTGCCCGCCATGTGGGGCAAGGCGCGAGAGGACGCATATCTTACGCTTTGCAAGGCCTTAGCGCTTGCTAACAGCTGCTACGTCGTAGCCTCAAGTTCGCTTGATTTAGAGTTTTCGGGCGTATTTTTGCCAGGCGGAGAATTTGCGCAAGAGGCCAAATTTGATCCAAATTTGATCCTTGAAACCAAACGAAATTTGGGGATTTTATGA
- a CDS encoding ribonucleotide-diphosphate reductase subunit beta, with protein sequence MNRKRIYNPSSNENLTDRRVFNGNPHGILNFTKAKYQWALKLWDLMEANTWFPKEVDTSGDVRDYAYNLTQAEKRMYDLVWSQLISMDSFQTNNLADNINPYITAPEINACLARQAYEEANHSKSYAVMVEAICDNTDLIYEMEKHDEVLREKNDYISSVYEELAGEVTDEKLLLAMVANQILEGIYFYSGFTAIYALARAGKMLGSAQMIRFIQRDEITHLLLFQNMINSVRTERPDLFTPETEAKIYDMFERAGELEIKWGKYITQNQIMGFTDDIIEQYIRYLIDQRLVAIGLKRRYNVPHPIKWVDDFAKFNDQKSNFFEAKVTNYSKGSISFDDF encoded by the coding sequence ATGAACCGAAAAAGAATCTACAATCCAAGCTCAAACGAAAATTTGACCGATCGCCGCGTTTTTAACGGCAATCCGCACGGCATTTTAAATTTCACCAAGGCAAAATATCAATGGGCGCTCAAGCTCTGGGACCTAATGGAAGCCAACACGTGGTTTCCAAAAGAGGTCGACACGTCGGGCGACGTACGCGACTACGCCTACAACCTCACGCAGGCTGAAAAACGCATGTACGACTTAGTCTGGAGTCAGCTCATCTCGATGGATAGCTTCCAAACCAACAACCTAGCCGACAACATCAACCCATACATCACCGCGCCCGAAATCAACGCCTGTCTAGCACGCCAAGCCTACGAAGAGGCCAATCACTCCAAGTCCTACGCCGTCATGGTCGAGGCCATCTGCGACAACACCGACCTGATCTACGAGATGGAGAAGCACGACGAGGTTTTGCGCGAGAAAAACGACTATATCTCAAGCGTTTACGAGGAGCTTGCAGGCGAAGTCACGGACGAAAAGCTACTGCTAGCCATGGTTGCAAATCAAATTTTAGAGGGTATTTATTTTTATAGCGGTTTTACGGCGATCTATGCGCTGGCGCGTGCGGGCAAGATGCTAGGCAGCGCGCAGATGATCCGCTTTATCCAGCGCGACGAGATCACGCATCTACTGCTATTTCAAAACATGATAAACAGCGTCCGCACCGAGCGTCCCGATCTTTTCACGCCTGAGACGGAAGCTAAAATTTACGACATGTTCGAGCGCGCGGGCGAGCTTGAGATCAAATGGGGCAAATACATCACGCAAAACCAGATCATGGGCTTTACCGACGACATCATCGAGCAATACATCCGCTACCTCATCGATCAGCGCCTAGTCGCCATCGGCCTAAAGCGCCGCTACAACGTCCCTCACCCGATCAAATGGGTCGATGATTTTGCTAAATTTAACGACCAAAAGTCAAATTTCTTTGAAGCAAAGGTGACAAACTATAGCAAGGGAAGCATCAGTTTTGACGACTTTTAG
- a CDS encoding flagellar hook-basal body complex protein has protein sequence MVRSLYNGVSGVRTQGFSMDVWANNIANINNVGFTASIPEFKSIFYQTSFAAGNNPTQDQVGLGATGMTTALSFYKQGPFMKTDNVLDMAIGGKGFFGVTNGSGTYYTRAGSFGVDKERYLVTNQGNYVLGTQNTLTQVTPSQGAIEAFGRVNSTAAVTQAYTLGSDTTDLDVGDIGSQGKIRLPEFLYLPTKPTSKVTFKGNLDSSFKTEPTTLPVDNATYNSSINNPSRTINLRGRVTADDTITRPRKGDMVTVTATDANGKTAEFSAPIDENGNWSISQKFERDFDLTTAPNLTAKINTTKEAANQEKFVTELLNADGTKNKLELTLTKRVPQSANGTVWDAAATVKDASGAVVSNTNGELNFDHEGRLVSSTLSALDNNGSQIELDFGTPVAAGQIYSGVTSTSQAKSISIAQDGVREGILKDYYTNDSGNILAQFTNGQVRSVGKVALYHFQNEQGLAKMGDNIYSQSANSGAAFFYKDAGGKSIYGAKLASSTLEQSNVDLAQALTEVIVTQKAYDANAKSITTSNEMLQRAIELKR, from the coding sequence ATGGTAAGAAGCCTATATAACGGCGTTAGCGGAGTCAGAACGCAGGGATTTAGCATGGACGTGTGGGCGAACAACATCGCCAACATAAACAACGTCGGCTTTACCGCTTCGATACCGGAATTTAAAAGTATTTTTTATCAGACATCCTTTGCCGCGGGCAATAACCCGACCCAAGATCAAGTCGGCCTGGGCGCTACGGGTATGACGACGGCGCTTAGCTTTTATAAGCAAGGCCCGTTTATGAAAACGGATAACGTCCTAGATATGGCGATAGGCGGCAAGGGGTTTTTCGGAGTAACGAACGGCTCTGGCACATACTATACGCGTGCCGGAAGCTTTGGCGTCGATAAAGAAAGATATCTCGTAACAAATCAAGGCAACTACGTACTAGGAACGCAAAATACGCTAACGCAAGTAACTCCAAGCCAGGGCGCGATAGAGGCTTTCGGTAGAGTAAACAGCACCGCCGCAGTCACGCAGGCATACACTTTAGGATCAGACACCACAGACCTTGACGTCGGCGACATCGGCTCCCAGGGCAAAATTCGCTTGCCTGAGTTTTTGTATCTACCGACCAAACCGACTTCAAAGGTGACCTTTAAAGGAAATCTCGACTCGTCTTTTAAAACCGAGCCAACCACTTTGCCAGTCGATAACGCTACATATAATAGCAGCATAAATAACCCCTCTAGAACTATAAATTTACGAGGACGAGTCACGGCTGACGATACGATAACTCGCCCTAGAAAAGGCGATATGGTTACCGTAACGGCAACCGACGCAAACGGTAAAACGGCTGAATTTAGCGCTCCGATCGACGAAAACGGCAACTGGAGCATAAGTCAAAAATTTGAAAGAGATTTTGATCTAACGACCGCGCCGAATTTGACTGCAAAAATAAACACTACTAAAGAAGCGGCAAATCAAGAAAAATTCGTAACCGAGCTTTTAAATGCGGACGGCACGAAAAATAAACTCGAGCTAACGCTAACAAAACGCGTACCTCAGAGCGCTAACGGTACGGTTTGGGACGCGGCGGCGACCGTAAAAGACGCAAGCGGCGCAGTGGTCTCAAATACTAACGGCGAGCTAAATTTTGATCACGAGGGCAGGCTTGTTAGCTCTACTTTAAGCGCTCTAGATAATAACGGCTCGCAAATCGAGTTAGACTTCGGCACTCCCGTGGCTGCGGGTCAAATTTACTCAGGCGTCACTAGCACGTCTCAAGCAAAAAGCATCTCGATCGCGCAAGACGGCGTACGAGAAGGTATTTTAAAGGATTATTACACCAACGATTCTGGAAATATCTTGGCGCAGTTTACAAACGGCCAAGTCCGCTCCGTCGGCAAAGTCGCTCTCTATCACTTCCAAAACGAGCAAGGTCTTGCAAAAATGGGTGATAATATCTATTCGCAAAGTGCGAATTCCGGTGCGGCCTTTTTCTATAAAGACGCAGGCGGCAAAAGTATCTACGGCGCCAAACTAGCTAGCAGCACGCTAGAACAGTCAAACGTCGATCTAGCGCAGGCTTTAACGGAGGTCATCGTCACGCAAAAAGCCTACGACGCTAACGCCAAGAGCATAACAACCAGCAACGAAATGCTCCAGCGCGCAATCGAGCTAAAACGCTAA
- a CDS encoding flagellar basal body rod modification protein, with product MSNGLETNNFTVNNQAAKKSADALQKAAGTNPNAQLDKDAFMKLLLTELQYQDPTSPMDTEKMLTQTSQLASLEMQENTNKMMQKLADQLKNSTNMYAVGVLGKMAKIGDSGIVKEEGSGVKFAGFLESAAKGGTINIKDGTGKLVRKLEFGEAKAGANTFEWDGKDSAGNDAKAGTYSVEINYVDHAGGAKTGGVGNYLVEGVKFIDGVAQVKVGGQYVSIDKVKEFTEPSKG from the coding sequence ATGTCAAACGGACTAGAAACCAATAACTTTACGGTAAACAACCAAGCCGCCAAAAAATCGGCGGACGCCCTACAAAAGGCCGCAGGCACCAATCCAAACGCCCAGCTAGATAAGGACGCTTTTATGAAACTTCTTTTAACCGAGCTTCAGTATCAAGACCCAACAAGCCCGATGGACACGGAAAAAATGCTAACTCAAACCAGTCAGCTAGCTTCGCTTGAAATGCAAGAAAACACGAACAAAATGATGCAAAAGCTAGCCGACCAACTAAAAAATAGCACAAATATGTACGCTGTCGGAGTACTCGGCAAGATGGCTAAAATCGGCGATAGCGGTATCGTAAAAGAAGAGGGCTCGGGCGTCAAATTTGCGGGATTTTTAGAAAGCGCGGCAAAAGGCGGCACGATAAATATCAAAGACGGCACCGGCAAACTCGTAAGAAAGCTGGAGTTTGGCGAAGCAAAAGCTGGCGCAAATACATTCGAGTGGGACGGCAAGGATAGCGCGGGCAACGACGCAAAAGCAGGCACCTACTCGGTAGAGATAAACTATGTCGATCACGCTGGCGGCGCCAAAACCGGCGGCGTAGGCAACTATCTCGTAGAAGGGGTTAAATTTATCGACGGCGTCGCACAGGTAAAGGTCGGCGGACAATACGTCAGCATCGACAAAGTCAAAGAATTTACCGAGCCGTCAAAAGGATAA
- a CDS encoding flagellar hook-length control protein FliK produces MQTTQNDILSFDASIKGGVKKQSKSSQKGGKEDSAFLSMVLDAAAKKGENLSEKDLKEMAKAVNLSTQTTQNQQTKAPIQSTDVKEILGEEAAENLFENATFMQLLQILEMLSGGEKISKFPNFENRLAKALSSETTLNELRGAKNLNELIEIANKLNLGLENIEVTQAQADELGEKFPNLAKKDFFEPVAPKKNFAFSELKNKVEEAINANEPEPKDTLNKLLAAVQEEQNKTQPKDANAKAQDAQNLAQNSKIIKEAVKNEGEKEANLKDEKPNPKAEGELNLTAEKIEKSGLGQDSKKINLQNLLFPERESAEEQVLTEPQSGDNENSELNAMVKDVISNAKAQSRNFQAVRETFDNFSSNLKEQVAAYKSPFMRFNITLNPLNLGEVEITMVNRGNNLHINFSSNTQTMNLFLQNQAEFKNSLVNMGFTELEMNFSDQNQPKKEQGQKSYKGSKFSSDDAEQSEPTTPRLELVVPRYV; encoded by the coding sequence ATGCAAACTACTCAAAACGATATTTTATCATTTGACGCGAGCATCAAAGGCGGCGTGAAAAAACAGAGTAAAAGCTCGCAAAAAGGCGGTAAAGAAGACAGCGCATTTCTCTCTATGGTGCTAGACGCGGCCGCGAAAAAGGGAGAAAATTTAAGCGAAAAAGACCTAAAAGAGATGGCAAAAGCCGTAAATTTATCCACTCAAACGACTCAAAATCAGCAAACCAAAGCGCCTATCCAAAGCACGGACGTAAAAGAAATTTTAGGCGAGGAAGCGGCGGAAAATTTGTTTGAAAACGCGACTTTTATGCAGCTTTTGCAAATTTTGGAGATGCTTAGCGGCGGCGAGAAAATCAGCAAATTTCCAAATTTTGAAAACCGCCTAGCCAAAGCGCTCTCAAGCGAAACGACGCTAAACGAGCTAAGGGGAGCCAAAAATCTAAACGAGCTAATAGAGATCGCAAATAAGCTAAATTTAGGCCTAGAAAATATCGAAGTAACGCAAGCCCAGGCGGACGAACTGGGCGAGAAATTTCCAAATTTGGCGAAAAAAGATTTCTTTGAACCGGTGGCGCCTAAGAAAAATTTCGCTTTTAGCGAGCTAAAAAACAAGGTCGAAGAGGCCATAAACGCAAACGAGCCCGAGCCAAAAGATACGCTAAACAAGCTACTAGCCGCCGTGCAAGAAGAGCAAAATAAGACCCAGCCAAAAGACGCCAATGCAAAAGCACAAGACGCACAAAATTTGGCTCAAAACTCTAAAATCATAAAAGAAGCGGTAAAAAATGAGGGTGAGAAAGAAGCAAATTTAAAAGACGAAAAGCCAAACCCCAAAGCCGAAGGCGAGCTAAATTTAACCGCCGAAAAAATCGAAAAATCGGGGCTCGGCCAAGACTCTAAAAAGATAAATTTGCAAAATTTGCTATTTCCGGAGCGAGAGAGCGCCGAGGAGCAAGTTTTAACCGAACCGCAAAGCGGCGATAACGAAAACAGCGAGCTAAACGCGATGGTAAAAGACGTCATCTCAAACGCCAAGGCGCAAAGCAGAAATTTCCAGGCCGTGCGCGAGACGTTTGATAACTTTAGCTCAAATTTGAAAGAGCAAGTCGCGGCATACAAATCGCCTTTCATGCGCTTCAACATCACGCTAAATCCGCTAAATTTGGGCGAAGTCGAGATCACGATGGTAAATCGCGGCAACAATCTGCACATAAATTTTAGCTCCAACACGCAGACGATGAACCTCTTTTTACAAAATCAGGCCGAGTTTAAAAACAGCCTCGTAAATATGGGCTTTACCGAGCTTGAGATGAACTTTAGCGATCAAAATCAGCCTAAAAAAGAGCAAGGGCAAAAGAGCTACAAAGGCTCCAAATTTAGCTCCGACGACGCAGAGCAAAGCGAACCGACTACGCCTCGTTTAGAGCTCGTCGTTCCGCGCTACGTGTAA
- the typA gene encoding translational GTPase TypA translates to MEKIRNIAVIAHVDHGKTTMVDELLKQSGTFNEHQAVGERVMDSNDIERERGITILSKNTAIRYKDTKINIIDTPGHADFGGEVERVLKMVDGVLLLVDAQEGVMPQTKFVVKKALSLGLRPIVVVNKIDKPAADPDRVINEIFDLFVALEANDEQLEFPVVYAAARNGYAKLNLADENVNMQPLFETILSHVPAPSGDINNPLQLQVFTLDYDNYVGKIGIARIFNGKISKNQNVMLAKADGTKTTGRISKLIGFLGLERRDIDEAQVGDIVAIAGFEALDVGDSVVDPNSPIPLDPLKIEEPTLSVVFSVNDGPLAGTEGKHVTSNKIDERLSGEMKTNIAMRYENIGEGKFKVSGRGELQITILAENMRREGFEFCLGRPEVIVKEIEGVRCEPFELLVCDVPDEFSGTVIEKLGRRKAEMVSMHPTGDGQTRIEFEIPARGLIGFRSQFLTDTKGEGIMNHSFLEFRPLIGSVEHRSNGALVSMENGVTLAYSLWNLQDRGVLFVDPQTKTYVGMIIGEHSRPNDLDVNPIKGKNLTNVRASGSDDAIKLVPPRKLSLERALEWIEEDELVEVTPTNIRVRKRYLDPTMRRRMAKTKE, encoded by the coding sequence TTGGAAAAGATACGAAACATCGCCGTCATCGCTCACGTCGATCACGGCAAAACTACGATGGTTGACGAGCTTTTGAAACAATCTGGTACTTTTAACGAGCACCAAGCCGTCGGCGAACGCGTGATGGACAGCAACGACATCGAGCGCGAGCGCGGCATCACGATCCTCTCGAAAAACACAGCGATCCGCTACAAAGACACCAAGATCAACATCATCGACACCCCGGGCCACGCCGATTTTGGCGGCGAGGTAGAGCGCGTGCTAAAGATGGTAGACGGCGTTTTGCTGCTCGTAGACGCGCAAGAAGGCGTAATGCCGCAGACTAAATTCGTCGTGAAAAAGGCGCTCTCGCTCGGCCTTCGCCCGATCGTCGTCGTAAATAAAATCGACAAACCCGCAGCCGATCCGGATCGCGTGATAAACGAGATTTTCGACCTTTTCGTAGCGCTTGAGGCAAACGACGAGCAGCTAGAGTTTCCCGTCGTTTACGCAGCGGCTAGAAACGGCTACGCGAAGCTAAATTTGGCCGACGAAAACGTAAATATGCAGCCGCTTTTCGAGACGATTTTGTCTCACGTTCCGGCTCCTAGCGGCGATATAAACAACCCTTTGCAGCTTCAGGTTTTCACGCTTGATTACGACAACTACGTCGGTAAAATCGGCATCGCGCGTATATTCAACGGTAAAATTTCTAAAAACCAAAACGTGATGCTCGCTAAAGCCGACGGCACGAAAACGACGGGTAGGATTTCAAAACTCATCGGCTTTCTTGGTCTTGAGCGCCGCGACATCGATGAGGCGCAGGTAGGCGATATCGTGGCGATAGCGGGCTTTGAGGCGCTGGACGTCGGCGATAGCGTCGTAGATCCAAACTCTCCGATACCGCTTGATCCGTTAAAGATCGAGGAGCCTACGCTTAGCGTCGTATTTAGCGTAAACGACGGTCCGCTAGCCGGCACCGAGGGCAAACACGTAACCTCAAACAAGATCGACGAGCGCTTATCGGGCGAGATGAAAACAAACATCGCGATGCGCTACGAAAACATCGGCGAGGGCAAATTTAAGGTTAGCGGGCGCGGCGAGCTACAAATCACGATTTTGGCCGAAAATATGCGCCGCGAGGGCTTTGAGTTTTGTCTGGGACGTCCGGAGGTTATCGTAAAAGAGATCGAAGGCGTGCGCTGCGAGCCGTTTGAGCTGCTAGTGTGCGACGTGCCGGACGAGTTTAGCGGCACCGTGATCGAAAAACTCGGACGCAGAAAGGCCGAGATGGTCTCGATGCACCCGACCGGCGACGGGCAGACGAGGATCGAGTTTGAGATCCCTGCGCGCGGTCTTATCGGCTTTAGAAGCCAGTTTTTGACCGATACGAAAGGTGAGGGCATCATGAACCACAGCTTCCTCGAGTTCCGTCCGCTCATCGGTAGCGTCGAGCACCGCAGCAACGGCGCTCTGGTCTCGATGGAAAACGGCGTAACGCTGGCGTATAGCCTCTGGAATCTACAAGATCGCGGCGTCCTTTTCGTCGATCCGCAAACCAAAACCTACGTGGGCATGATCATCGGCGAGCACAGCCGTCCAAACGATCTGGACGTAAACCCAATCAAAGGCAAAAACCTAACCAACGTACGCGCTAGCGGCTCTGACGACGCTATCAAGCTCGTGCCGCCTAGAAAGCTCAGCCTAGAGCGCGCTCTGGAGTGGATCGAGGAGGATGAGTTGGTCGAAGTTACGCCGACGAATATACGCGTGCGCAAACGCTATCTAGATCCTACTATGCGCCGCAGAATGGCAAAAACCAAAGAATAG
- a CDS encoding heavy-metal-associated domain-containing protein, translated as MKKILLLAAICGAVFAEQTYELNVPNMNCSGCAKKIEDAAKGVKGVTGVSFDLKSKDVNITADSSVNVMDVVNAIQAKKYKVGIKE; from the coding sequence ATGAAGAAAATTTTACTTTTGGCGGCGATTTGCGGCGCTGTTTTTGCAGAGCAAACCTACGAACTAAACGTGCCGAATATGAACTGCAGCGGCTGCGCTAAGAAAATCGAAGATGCCGCAAAGGGCGTCAAGGGCGTCACCGGAGTGAGCTTTGATCTAAAAAGCAAAGACGTAAACATCACCGCAGATAGCAGCGTAAACGTGATGGACGTCGTGAACGCGATCCAAGCCAAAAAATACAAAGTCGGTATCAAAGAATGA
- a CDS encoding heavy-metal-associated domain-containing protein, translating into MKKLALALALCAAAFADKTLVYEIPNMSCVSCYEVITQTLNTLNGVKKFEVNLEAKTADIVVQDDFAENTVVEVLKKQGYQAILKSAK; encoded by the coding sequence ATGAAAAAGCTAGCTCTAGCGCTGGCGCTTTGCGCGGCGGCATTTGCAGACAAGACTCTGGTTTACGAGATCCCCAATATGTCCTGCGTGAGCTGCTACGAGGTCATCACGCAGACGTTAAATACGCTTAACGGCGTGAAGAAATTTGAGGTAAATTTGGAAGCTAAAACGGCCGACATCGTCGTCCAGGACGACTTTGCGGAAAATACAGTCGTAGAAGTGCTCAAAAAACAAGGCTATCAGGCGATTTTAAAATCTGCCAAATAG
- a CDS encoding LemA family protein, protein MYIVLGIIAVLALIVISVYNSLVGKRNQVSNIRSGVDTQLKRRFDLIPNLVATVKQYITHERELLENISALRSGVQKAAGDEQRFALNGELSNLISKLNVVVENYPELKANENVMHLQKTLNEIEEQISAARRAYNAAVTDYNNAVEMFPSNIVASWARFHKAAFFEVPKGQDDPHDVHELFNR, encoded by the coding sequence ATGTACATCGTCCTAGGCATCATTGCCGTTCTCGCGCTCATCGTTATCTCGGTCTACAACTCGCTAGTGGGCAAGCGCAACCAAGTCTCAAACATCAGATCCGGCGTCGATACGCAGCTAAAAAGGCGCTTTGACCTCATCCCAAACCTCGTCGCCACCGTCAAGCAGTACATCACGCACGAGCGCGAGCTGCTGGAAAACATCTCCGCGCTTAGAAGCGGCGTCCAAAAGGCCGCGGGCGACGAGCAGAGATTTGCGCTAAACGGCGAGCTGTCAAACCTCATCTCAAAGCTCAACGTCGTCGTCGAGAACTACCCCGAGCTCAAAGCCAACGAAAACGTCATGCACCTGCAAAAGACGCTAAACGAGATCGAGGAGCAGATCTCCGCCGCGCGCCGCGCCTACAACGCCGCAGTGACCGACTATAACAACGCCGTGGAGATGTTTCCGTCAAACATCGTCGCTAGCTGGGCGAGGTTTCATAAGGCGGCGTTTTTCGAGGTGCCTAAGGGTCAAGACGATCCGCACGATGTGCACGAGCTTTTTAACCGCTAA
- a CDS encoding DUF3137 domain-containing protein, with protein sequence MDDLVLLELERQKVLRSLFRLKLTCVFVAATVAWLLYLAAQNAALSACAFVVCGAAMYYFFESIFTDSFTFKFKRKVVRGIVEECGLTYYPGECVESDYLYMIYDFDIDKYSGNDLIFGQIEGVRVKFSDVEALSIKEDLRGNKTHRVLFAGILFVADFPKRLKGVTQICSGVDDFKDYGGKRARMDDAEFERLFRVYTTDQIEARYALTPSLMENLKLLKTRFHRPINIVLIGDKICMAIRTGRDNFEPDLRRPLVGKGANRFYKDEIGGFLRIVEELRLNRKIWLD encoded by the coding sequence ATGGACGATCTGGTTTTGCTAGAGCTTGAGCGGCAAAAGGTTTTGCGTTCGCTTTTTAGGCTAAAGCTCACCTGCGTCTTCGTCGCCGCCACGGTGGCTTGGTTGCTGTATCTAGCCGCGCAAAACGCCGCTCTTAGCGCGTGTGCGTTTGTGGTCTGCGGGGCTGCGATGTACTATTTTTTCGAGAGCATTTTTACCGATAGTTTTACCTTTAAATTTAAGCGAAAAGTCGTGAGAGGTATCGTGGAGGAGTGCGGTCTCACGTATTATCCGGGCGAGTGCGTAGAGAGCGATTATCTTTATATGATTTATGATTTTGACATCGACAAATACTCTGGCAACGACCTGATTTTCGGTCAGATAGAGGGAGTGCGGGTCAAATTTAGCGACGTAGAGGCGCTAAGCATCAAAGAGGATTTGCGCGGAAACAAGACGCATAGAGTGCTTTTTGCGGGGATTTTGTTTGTCGCCGATTTTCCTAAACGGCTAAAGGGCGTCACGCAAATTTGCAGCGGGGTGGATGATTTTAAGGACTACGGCGGCAAGCGCGCGAGGATGGATGATGCTGAGTTTGAGCGGCTATTTCGCGTCTATACGACCGATCAGATCGAGGCTAGATATGCGCTCACGCCTAGCCTGATGGAAAATTTAAAACTGCTAAAAACGAGATTTCACCGCCCGATAAATATCGTACTAATAGGCGATAAAATCTGCATGGCGATCCGCACGGGGCGCGATAACTTCGAGCCTGATCTGCGCCGTCCGCTCGTGGGCAAGGGTGCGAATAGATTTTATAAAGACGAGATCGGCGGCTTTTTGCGTATCGTCGAGGAGCTGCGGCTAAACCGTAAAATTTGGCTGGATTAG
- a CDS encoding tetratricopeptide repeat protein, with translation MKKTVITLCAFAITAAFGLSNEDYDKFIALDDSGKYKEALAFITPRAEAGDARAVTLVGYLYEVRMSNIGEGVKWYKKAMGLNDSLAHSNMARIYYRMTDYKLAAQTLEKASKLGDTGADAMLGNMYLNGIHFKKDYKKALVYIQKAVADDDPQALTDLAICYENSYGVARDMDKAIEFYKRGAAGGNEYAKRALERLQ, from the coding sequence ATGAAAAAGACGGTAATAACATTATGCGCGTTTGCGATCACTGCGGCGTTTGGGCTCTCTAACGAGGATTACGATAAATTTATAGCGTTAGACGATAGCGGAAAATACAAAGAAGCGTTGGCGTTCATTACGCCGCGAGCGGAGGCGGGCGACGCTAGAGCCGTCACGCTCGTAGGCTACCTATACGAGGTGAGGATGTCTAATATCGGCGAAGGCGTAAAATGGTATAAAAAGGCCATGGGACTAAACGATTCGCTCGCCCACTCTAATATGGCGCGGATCTACTACCGCATGACGGACTATAAGCTAGCCGCGCAGACCCTTGAAAAGGCAAGCAAACTAGGCGACACTGGCGCGGACGCAATGTTAGGAAATATGTATCTAAACGGAATACACTTTAAAAAAGACTATAAAAAAGCGCTCGTCTACATCCAAAAAGCCGTTGCCGATGACGATCCGCAAGCTCTAACCGATCTAGCTATATGCTACGAGAACAGCTACGGCGTCGCAAGGGATATGGATAAAGCCATAGAGTTTTACAAGCGCGGAGCGGCGGGCGGTAACGAATACGCCAAAAGGGCGCTAGAGAGGTTGCAGTAG